One window of Candidatus Cloacimonadaceae bacterium genomic DNA carries:
- a CDS encoding glycoside hydrolase family protein, translated as MEANLLERMKEQLLRHEGLRLKPYRCTAGKLTIGIGRNLDDCGISQKEAYVLFEGDILQCERQILSEIPKIYLQIDEVRKSVLLNMCFNLGIKGLLSFKNTLAFIAAGDWERAANGMLASKWAKQVGRRAIELSELMRKGK; from the coding sequence ATGGAAGCTAACTTATTGGAACGCATGAAAGAACAACTGCTAAGGCATGAAGGTCTGCGGCTTAAACCATACCGCTGTACAGCAGGTAAATTGACCATCGGTATCGGCCGCAATCTCGATGATTGTGGTATCTCCCAGAAGGAAGCTTATGTCCTCTTTGAAGGCGATATTTTGCAGTGTGAGAGGCAAATTCTGTCTGAGATTCCAAAAATCTATCTTCAGATTGATGAGGTACGTAAATCGGTACTGCTGAATATGTGCTTTAACCTGGGCATAAAAGGACTACTTAGCTTCAAAAACACTCTAGCTTTCATTGCTGCCGGAGACTGGGAACGGGCTGCCAATGGCATGCTTGCCTCCAAGTGGGCAAAGCAGGTTGGTCGCAGAGCAATTGAGCTATCCGAACTCATGAGGAAAGGCAAGTGA